ACATTAAACAGGTCGGTGTGGTATTGATGAGTTATGGATTCGGCTCCGTTTGTGGTTCCTATATCGGTGGCTGGTTGACTGACCGGATTGGCAGCTTCAAGGTTCAGTTCGGAAGTCTGGTATTGGCGGCCCCTTTATTCTTACTGATCCCACATTTCAAAGAGGTGCAGTCCTTATCCATTATGATTTTTACGTTAAGCTTAATCTTTGATGCCTTCAGACCTGCAAACTCCGTGTCAGTGGCAAGTTATGCTAAACCCGAAAATATCACGCGCGCCTTTTCATTGAATCGTCTTGCCATAAATCTGGGGTTTTCAATCGGCCCGGCGGTGGCTGGATTTTTGGCCACCATCTCATTCAATTGGATCTTTTATGGAAATTCTTTTGCCGTCCTTTGCGCTGCAGTGATTTTCTTTGTCTTTTTTCATAAACGAGAAAAAAGAAGCGATATTAAATCTAAAAAAGAGATTACTGCTGAAAACGAATTACCTCAAAAGACACGAAATCCCTATACCGACCTACCTTTTGTCTTATTCAATATCTTTTGTTGCATTTTCTCATTCTGTTTCTTTCAGTTGATCACAACGCTACCTATTTTCTACCGAGAAGTTCACCATTTGAATGACCACCAAATCGGATTTCTACTCGGCTGGAGTGGATTCGTTATCGTATTACTGGAGATGTTTATTGTCCATATAGCTGAAAAAAGATTCTCGCTTATAAGCACGCTCGTCTTTGGAACATTTTTATGTGCCAGCTCTTATGCCATGTTAAATTTTTCAGGTGGACTCGGGTGGTTATATTTCACATTCTTTATCTTCGGCCTTGGCGAGATGCTGACACTACCTTTTATGGCAACGGTTTCTGTTAACCGTTCGACACCTAAAACACAAGGAGCATACATGGGGTTCAATTCGTTGGCATTTTCAGCTGCAAATATATTTTCGCCGCTTTTAGGGACTAGCATTGTCGATTCCTTCGGTTTTACAACCTTATGGTGGGCAACCGCATTAACCTTATCTGCTACGGCGATCGGGTTCTACTTGGTTCTGAGATGGATGAAGTAGCCTACACTTGATAAATGAAAAACGGGTGTATGCTCATATGAGATACACCCGTTTTTCATTAAACATGGCTGAAACCTACCAAATTTTGATACGTTTATCGACCGGAACAAACATTTTGTCGCCGTTCTTTGTATCCCAAGCTTTATGGAAAGCATCTAGGTTAATGATCGGGGCAAAAGCACGGTACTGTGCTGGAGAATGTGGATCAGTTTTTACTTGATTGACCACAAACTCATCGGTAGTTTTCGTTCTCCAAATCGTTGCCCAGGAAAGGAAAAAGCGTTGGTCCTGTGTAAAACCATCTATTAATCCAGGATTTCCCTTATCGTTCAGATAGAGTTGCAATGCATCAAAAGCCACTGATGAGCCACCTAAATCCCCAATATTCTCCCCTAATGTAAAGCGACCGTTCACAAAAACACCTGGTACAGGTTCGTAGGATTCAAACTGACGTACCAAAGCATCAGCCGCTGCTTCAAATTTCGCCTTATCGCTGTCGCTCCACCAGTTGTTCAGGTTTCCATTCCCATCGTATTTAGCACCCTGGTCGTCAAATCCGTGTGAAAGTTCGTGACCAATTACCGCACCAATACCGCCGAAATTAACTGCAGCATCAGCTTTATAATCGTAGAATGGCGGCTGAAGAATCGCTGCCGGAAAGACAATCTCATTAAACAGTGGACTATAATAAGCATTCACAGTCTGTGGAGTCATCCCCCATTCAGATTTGTCCACTGGCTTATCTTGTTTCGCTAAATTCTGGTAAAATGCCCATTTACTCGAAGCCAATACATTTTCATACAACGATGTCCCAACATCAAGTTTGCTAAAATCTTTCCATTTATCCGGGTAACCAATTTTAACTTTAAACTTAGCCAGTTTGTCCAATGCCTTTACTTTCGTTTCATCCGACATCCAAGTCAATCCCTTGATATGCTGCCCGAAAGATTTAACGAGATAGCTTACAAGCTCTTCCGCTTCAGCTTTGGCCTTTGGAGGGAAGTTTTCTTTCACATACAATTTCCCTAATAACTCACCTGCGATCGAATTGACAAATTCCACACCGCGCTTATCCAAAGCACGCTGCTCCTTTTGTCCTTTTAACTTACGACCCCAGAAATCAAAATACAGATCATTTAACTCCTGTGTAGTATATGACGCAGCATTATTTAAAATATGGAATGTCAATAGCTCTTTGATAACCGGTAGATTTTCAGGGTTGAAAACCCGATCCAAATTTTCGTAATACTTTATTTCCGGTACAATAACAGTATCAGCCTTAAAACCGACATCCTTTAGGTACTTTGCAATATCGACGTTTTTCACAATCTTTTTTAGATCGGCTACAGCGATCGGATTATATCGCCCATTTGCATCGCGTGATTGCTCAACGGTTTTAAGGTTTGCCGCCAGCTGCTTTTCAAAGGCGACAATTTTTGGACCTTTTAAATCCTTCGTAATTTGGCCTGATTTAGCATAAAGTGCAGAGATATAATTTGAATAATCCGTTAATGTTTCTTCGTTCTTCTTATCTTTTACTTGATAATAAGAACGTCCAAGCCCCAGACTTCCTCCGCCGAGGTATACTGTATTAACATCGGAATTTTTAAGATGCGCATATACATAGCCACTAAAAAAAGGATTTCCACCAATCGGTGCTACCTCAACAAGATAGTTGTATAAATCATCAAAATTCTTGATCGTTGCAATTTTAGCAAGATAAGGTTTAACAGGCTCTAAACCAAGTTTATTACGTGTTTTCATATCCACAAATGATTTATACAAATCACCTATCTTCTGATTGTCTGTACCCTTTTGGAATTGTCCAGTTAGCGATTCTTGCAAGACCTTCAATGTAGCAATATCGGTATTTTCACGCAATTCGTCGAAAGAACCCCAACGTGCTTTATCAGAGGGTATTTTGACTGTTTTCATCCATTGTCCATTCACAAAATTATAAAAGTCATCTTGAGGACGAACACTCTTGTCCATGTAATTCACATTGATTGCGTTGTTTTGCGCTTGGCCCGCCAATGAGCCGCAGGTTAACAAAGCTGCTAAAAGTAGATTTTTCTTCATATAAAAATTTAGTTTGTCTGTCGCTATACACAAACTTAAGCAAAGTTCTTCTATTGTTAATGCAACAATTGGGATTCTAATCGCAACTAAAACTAATGGGAATAATCAAGTGTTGGTTTTATTGCGTGTTGATTTGCGTAGTACAAGGATAAAAATCAGTAGAAACAGTGCGACACCGGCAATCCAAATCCACGGATTAGCATACCATAACGTCCCATTCGCTTCTTTGAGCTTTTGATTCTCTTCCAGGGTAACCTGTGCTTTCAATAAAAAAACTGAAAAAACAGGACAAACTATTAAAGCAGTCTTTTTCATATTTAATCACTTCATATGAATAGAATACTCTTTTAGCTGTTTTTGTTTGAAGGAATTAAATTATCCTTGTTTGATTTCGCCTAAATAAACCACGTCTTTTAGATCAAAAGGAGTTTCTTGATACACAAAGTAATTCAACCAATTATTGAAAAGAAGATTCGCATGACTTGTCCAGCGCACCAGAGGGCGATTTTCGGGGTTGTCATCAACATAATAATTTGCCGGCATAGCAATCTCCTGCCCTTTTTCTAAGTCTCTTTTATATTCTTCATCCAGTGTAAAAGGAGCATATTCCGAATGTCCCGTCAAATAAAACTCGCGTCCCCCGCGTGAAGAAACAATAGCAATACCGGCTTCTGGCGATTCTGAAAGAATTTCTAAACCCTCTTTTACCCGGAGATCATCCTTCTCAATTGTTGTATGGCGGCTGTGCGGTATAAAGAATTCATCGTCAAATCCACGGAATAAAGGATGTCTTTTGTTTAACGCAGTGTGCTTAAATACACCAAAAAGTTTTTCCGTTAATGGCTTCTTCTCTACACCATAGAAATGATACAATGCCGCTTGAGACGCCCAACAGATATACAAACTTGATGTTACATGGGTCCTCGCCCAGTCAAAGATGGTCTGAATTTCATCCCAGTAGGTCACTTCCTCAAAAGCAACCATTTCAACTGGAGCCCCCGTAATAATCATTCCGTCGTAGAAATTCTCCTTAACCTCGGTCAAGCTCTTGTAAAACATTTCCAAATGCTCTTCGGGGGTATTCTTTGAAACATGCGTTTCAAGTCGCAAAAATTCCATTTCCACCTGCAAAGGATTATTTGACAGCAAACGAATAAAATCTGTCTCTGTCGTAATTTTAAGCGGCATTAAGTTCAGTACCAAAACACGAAGCGGTCTGATATCCTGCTCATTTGCTCTTAAATCACTCATGACAAATATATTCTCCTTTTTCAACAGCTCAATGGCAGGAAGGTTATTAGGAAGTTTGACCGGCATAGATAATTTCTCCTTATACAATTAGCATGCAAAATTAGCAAGAAAATGCCATAAATGCTAAATGAAACATAAATTATCTTCCATTATATTGTTATAGTCTCCAAGACCAAAAGCTATTCCTTGCTTAAATCCAATAGGGATTTTCTGAATTTCTGTGACCCAAAGTTCATTCCACCTACGTGTTTAATGACCAGCTTACCAGCCTTATCCAAAATAATCGTTGTTGGTATGCTTGTGGTACTCAATTCTTTGGGTAAAGCCGAATTTAATTGATAGACCGGTAGACTATATTTTCTTTTCGCCATAAACTTCCGCGAAGCGCTAAGATTTCCATCGATATCGACAGCCAAAATAACAATAGCATCGTTGCCCTTAAAGTCCTTATAGAGTTGATCCAAGGAAGGCATCTCAGCAAGACATGGTGGACACCATGTCGCCCATAAATTAATAACCACAACTTTTCCTTTGAGCTGGTTTAAGCTCAATATATTGTTTTTACTGTCCCTAAAACTAAGATTGTATCCTTCGGTTCTGCTCTTATTCTCCTCCTCGACCACACAATGCTTGCTTGCTTTAACCAAAAATGGATTGCAAAACAACAAACTAACCAATAAAAGGAGACTATAATTTACTTTTTTTGTCATATAACACTTTAACTAAGCCTAAACATTACCATAACGTTTGTATCCTAATTTGATTGCTTTTACAACAGAAAATTAATCGAATTTTTTCACGCGTTTTTATTAACGGATTTTTCAGCGGCAATGGAGGTTTAAATTCGGTGTTAGAATACAAAAGCGAAAAGATAAGTGTAAAAGATATTACAAACAAATTTAGGGATATGTATATTATATAGTATGAAAATAAGTAAATGAATATGAGCAAAGAGAAATCAATACAAGAAATTGAAATTAACGGAAAAGTTTACCAGTATAGTTCTATTAAAGATCTCCCTGAAGGTAATGTTATGCACCTACCGTTCAGCATCCGGATACTACTGGAAAATGTATTGCGTAACCATGATGGATTCAGTATCACGGACGAGCATGTCAATACCCTGATTCATTGGACTCCACAACCTGTTGACAAAGATATCCCCTTCAAACCGGCCAGAATTTTAATGCAGGATTTCACCGGAGTACCTGCTGTAGTCGATATGGCATCACTACGTGCCGAATTTATCCGTCATGGCAAGGATGGACAAAAAATAAATCCTGCTATCCCGGTGGATCTGGTCATTGATCATTCCGTTCAGGTCGACTACTTTGGTACACAGTACTCGTATGACAAGAATGTCGAGTTGGAATATGAACGCAACCGTGAGCGTTATGAACTCCTTAAATGGGCACAGAAAGGATTAAAAAATTTTACCGTTGTTCCCCCAGGTATGGGTATCTGCCATCAGGTCAACTTGGAATATCTTGCCAAAGGAGTCATTGAACGTGACAATTGGCTTTTTCCTGACACATTAGTAGGGACTGATTCGCATACACCAATGGTCAATGGTATTGGTGTATTAGGTTGGGGAGTTGGTGGTATTGAGGCCGAGGCAGCCATGCTTGGACAACCCATCTTTTTCACCTGCCCCGAGGTTATCGGCCTTAAACTTACTGGCAAAATACCAGCGACATGCACCGCGACGGACATGGTTCTTTCCATCACAAAAATACTTCGTGATAAAGGTGTTGTGGGCAAATTTGTTGAAGTATTTGGCGATGGATTAGACAGCCTTTCGGTGACAGATCGTGCGACAATATCCAATATGTCACCAGAATTCGGCTGTACGGTTACCTATTTTCCGATCGATGACCGAACCCTTGAATACATGCATAGCACCAATCGAAGTGCCGAACAGATTAAAATTGTTGAAGATTATTGTAAAAGCAATTTACTCTGGCGGACAGGCAAGGAAGAAATTCAATATTCGTCGGTTGTTGAATTCAATTTATCAAGTCTGGAGCCAACTGTATCCGGCCCTAAGCGACCTCAGGATAAAATTCTTGTGAAAGATCTAAAAACTACATTTTCACATCTCTTGGATAGCGAACACCATCGACAGTATATCCCTGTTCTACAGCGATCGGAATCTGCTTGGCTTGCCGACGGCGGGTCTGGTACGGAGTTTACCTTTGGTAAGGTACCTGTTGAACATGATTCACCGCATGAAGTTATCCAAGAGTCTATTCATGCTGTGCGCATCAAGCACAATCATAAAGAATATATTGTCAGTGATGGCAGTATTGCCATTGCCGCCATAACAAGCTGTACCAATACTTCTAACCCTACTGTGATGATCGGCGCAGGTTTATTGGCCCGTAACGCTATCGAGCGTGGACTGCGGACCAAATCCTGGGTAAAGACCTCCTTAGCCCCTGGTTCAAAAGTCGTTACACAATACCTTGAAAGATCAGGACTTAGTGCTGATCTCGATGCCCTGCGTTTTCACACGGTGGGTTACGGTTGTACCTCCTGTATTGGAAACTCGGGTCCTCTTCCACCACAAATAGCAGAGGCAGTGGAAAAAGGTGAACTCATTGTCGCATCGGTATTGTCTGGTAACCGAAATTTTGAGGCGCGTGTGCATCCTCAGGTAAAAATGAACTTTTTAATGTCGCCGATGCTTGTTGTTGCCTATGCGTTAGTCGGAAGAGTTGATATTAATCTCTTGGAGGAGCCGCTCGACTACGACCCAAATGGTGAGCCCGTATATCTGAAAGATATTTGGCCGAGCCGCGAGGATATTATGGAAACCGTCAATGCCTGCGTCAAACAATCGGATTTTCAAGAAGTTTATGATGTCATCTTCGATGGTTCAACAGACTGGCAAGAACTTGAAGTGAATCTGGATCAAAATTACCAGTGGGACAACACGTCTACCTACATTAAAGAATCGCCCTTTTTTGAAAATTTACAGGCTGTACCAAATCCGATACAAGACATCCAAAATGCAAGGGTATTACTTTATCTTGGTGATTCGGTTACAACGGATCATATCTCACCTGCAGGGTCATTCAAAGAAGAAACTGCGGCTGGGCAATACCTCAGCGCACATCAGGTAAGTAAAGAAGATTTTAATTCGTATGGATCTAGACGTGGGAACCACGAAGTTATGATGCGTGGAACATTTGCCAATGTGCGTATTAAAAACAAAATTACTGATCGTGAAGGTGGATTTAGCCGCTATTTCCCAAGCAATGAGGTGAAGACGGTGTATGAAACCGCAATGGAATATCGAAAAAACAACACTGCACTCATTGTGCTGGCAGGAAAAGAGTATGGTTCGGGCTCCTCAAGAGATTGGGCTGCAAAGGGAACATTCCTGCTCGGCGTACGGGCGGTTATTGCTGAAAGTTTTGAGCGTATTCACCGAAGTAATCTTGTCGGTATGGGGGTAGCACCACTTGTGTTTATCAATGACGAAAATGCAGAGAAATTAGGACTAGATGGAACAGAAGTCTATAGCATCACGGGACTTGCGAACGATTTAACACCCCATAAACTCCTCTCGGTAAAGGCGGTGCATGACAATGGAAAAACAACCACATTTCAAGTGAAAGCAAGACTCGATTCTGCCATTGAAATCGAGTATTTTAAGAATGATGGTATTCTGCAATATGTGCTACGGCAATATTTAAAAAACAACTAATATTCGGCAAATTGAAGAATCGAAATAGCTAAAAAAGTAAAGGGCACTCTATAGGGTGCCCTTTAACAACTATATTAAAACCTACCAGAGTTCTACAATACTTCAGTCTTGCCCCCAGAATTATGTTTTATGGCTATGCCAAATATAGTTGTAAAAAATTACCCTTTTTATCCCTGAAATCAGGTATTTTGCATACAAGCGGATGTAGCGCATTGACTTCATTTTAAAGTAAAATCATTCGGGAGAATTGTTTATTTTCGCTAAGATCAATGCCAACAGCATACAGAATGGAAGAACTTATCGAACAAACAATCTCGAAACAAACATGGACCCCTGAACTGAAACAAGTTCAGGAATTTTACAAATGCACCTTTGAGCAATGTGATTTTCAGAGCGCGGAACTGTTAGACCTCATTTTCACAAATTGTGAATTTAAATCGTGTAATCTTTCCAATGTCAGTCTGAAGGGCACACAACTAGATCATGTTGTCTTTAATGACTGCAAAATGCTAGGTATACACTTTAATGAATGTAGTTCATTTTCCTTTCATGTTAATTTCAGCAACTCGGTATTGGATTACGCCTCTTTTTTTGAACGAAATATAAAGAAATTTCAGTTTGATCACTGTTCGTTGCAACATGTGGATTTTGAACGAGCCAATCTGCAACAGGCGGTGTTTAGAAAAGCAAATTTGTTAAATGCCCGTTTTATACAAAGCAATCTCGAAGGCTGTGATTTTCGGTCCTCCATCAACATCCAGCTCGATCCCGAGGCCAATCGCATGAAAAAAAGTAAATTTGGTCGGGAACAGCTGCCTGGACTATTGCTTAAATATCAGTTGGCCATCGATTAAATCTTAGATGGGGTTTGATAAGGGCCGAAGATCGTTGCATGAGATCAGCTCGATTTCGATTTATCGTTAAATAACGGATTTCAGGGATAAAACACCTTACATTGAATCAGGATATTTGTCTTTCAAAGTTTAAGAAGATGAAAAAAATATCCCTATCGTTCGCAGCTATCTTGGCGGCCAGCAGCATGTCGTTTGCACAAATCAATAAAGCATTCAAGATCAACTATGCCATTACCTATTCCGTCGATCCCAGCGAAGAAGCGCAAGCAGCTCCAGTTTCTGTCTACGAAGCTTATGTTAACAATGATAAAATAAAAGTTGTATCGGCTTCCGGAGAAGACGAAGAGTCTATATTTCTCGTTAAAAAAAATGAAGAGCAATCGGTTATATTATACCCAGGACTGGCAAAATATGTCGTGAAAGAAAATGAGCTTAGCTCACATGCGATCAAACTCGTCCCAAACCAGACGAAAATGATCGCTGGTTATCCCTGCAAACTAGCGCAGGTAGAAATTCCTATTTCGGAAGATAACGCGGAAAACAGTACCCTATCGATTTGGTATAGCGATAAACTGCCAGTCGCCTATTGGGAGGGCTTTGATCTGTTCAAAAAAATACCTGGGGCTGTGCTGCAGCTAACAACACCGCTTGGCATGAATATGATTGCACAGAACATCACCGATAGCCAACTGGACGAAAAGGATTTTATTGTACCTGAGGATTATGAACAAGTAGCATCAATTTATGATGACGAAGAGGATGCGGAAGATAGCAACCAGATTGCTGAAAATCTCTATTTATTTGAAGATGCTGCAACTAACCTTTTGGGGGTAAAAGACGGCGATGAAAAAACAATTGTGCCAGCACAATACCTTTACATTGCTCCATTTGTTGGCGACCTGAGTATAGTTCAATATAAAGATGAAAAATATGGTGCCATTAATCTCACCGGTAAACCAATCCTCCCCTTCCGATACGATTATTTAGGTTACGATGACCATCTTGGCCAACTGGTTTTTGGACTAAACGAAAAATATGGGGTCATGGATAAGTCTGGTAAAATTTTGATCCCAGCAAATTATGATATGATATCATTCATTAACGGGGGCTATGCTGTATTTCAAGTGAAAGATAAATATGGCATATTGAATCAAGCGGGTAAAATAATTGTCCCGGCAACGTATAGCTTTATTTCTGAAAACAATGCAACGCATTTCGTCAGCATCGAAAACGACAAGTATAATCTTACTGATATTAAGACCAATCAAATCGTTGCGCCCGACTACGATTTGATTTCAATTACCGAAGAACCCAATCTTTTCCTTGCAAGCAAAGGTGGAAAGTATGGGTATTTAGATGGTCAGGGAAAAGTTGCAATACCATTTATATACAGTGGAGCTACCTCGTTCAGTGATGGCGTGGCTTCTGTTTCATTAGCGGATTCGGACGATGTAATTTTGATTAATACAAAAGGCGAACGTGTGGAAATAGATGCTGCGGCAGAGGCAACAGATATAATTTAAACATCAAAAACCAAAAAAGGCAACAGATAGATCTGTTGCCTTTTTTGGTTGCTGATCATCAATGATCAGTATAAGGTTATTTTTTCTTTTTAAACAGCATTTTGCCGATCGTAAATAAAATCACCACAATTATGCCTCCACCTAAGCCAAATAACAGCTCTTTTAGCATGCTTGGCAGAGCGGGTAGCGCGTGATGTAAGAAATCAATATAATGCGCAAATATTCCGCCTGAAACCAAAATTAAAGCAAATGTACCAACCACAGCCAA
The Sphingobacterium multivorum genome window above contains:
- a CDS encoding MFS transporter, whose translation is MKRILSIYLDSFKGLSQAAWLLAIVMLINRMGSMVIPFLGLYMTQVLHFDIKQVGVVLMSYGFGSVCGSYIGGWLTDRIGSFKVQFGSLVLAAPLFLLIPHFKEVQSLSIMIFTLSLIFDAFRPANSVSVASYAKPENITRAFSLNRLAINLGFSIGPAVAGFLATISFNWIFYGNSFAVLCAAVIFFVFFHKREKRSDIKSKKEITAENELPQKTRNPYTDLPFVLFNIFCCIFSFCFFQLITTLPIFYREVHHLNDHQIGFLLGWSGFVIVLLEMFIVHIAEKRFSLISTLVFGTFLCASSYAMLNFSGGLGWLYFTFFIFGLGEMLTLPFMATVSVNRSTPKTQGAYMGFNSLAFSAANIFSPLLGTSIVDSFGFTTLWWATALTLSATAIGFYLVLRWMK
- a CDS encoding M13 family metallopeptidase, encoding MKKNLLLAALLTCGSLAGQAQNNAINVNYMDKSVRPQDDFYNFVNGQWMKTVKIPSDKARWGSFDELRENTDIATLKVLQESLTGQFQKGTDNQKIGDLYKSFVDMKTRNKLGLEPVKPYLAKIATIKNFDDLYNYLVEVAPIGGNPFFSGYVYAHLKNSDVNTVYLGGGSLGLGRSYYQVKDKKNEETLTDYSNYISALYAKSGQITKDLKGPKIVAFEKQLAANLKTVEQSRDANGRYNPIAVADLKKIVKNVDIAKYLKDVGFKADTVIVPEIKYYENLDRVFNPENLPVIKELLTFHILNNAASYTTQELNDLYFDFWGRKLKGQKEQRALDKRGVEFVNSIAGELLGKLYVKENFPPKAKAEAEELVSYLVKSFGQHIKGLTWMSDETKVKALDKLAKFKVKIGYPDKWKDFSKLDVGTSLYENVLASSKWAFYQNLAKQDKPVDKSEWGMTPQTVNAYYSPLFNEIVFPAAILQPPFYDYKADAAVNFGGIGAVIGHELSHGFDDQGAKYDGNGNLNNWWSDSDKAKFEAAADALVRQFESYEPVPGVFVNGRFTLGENIGDLGGSSVAFDALQLYLNDKGNPGLIDGFTQDQRFFLSWATIWRTKTTDEFVVNQVKTDPHSPAQYRAFAPIINLDAFHKAWDTKNGDKMFVPVDKRIKIW
- the metA gene encoding homoserine O-acetyltransferase MetA, translating into MPVKLPNNLPAIELLKKENIFVMSDLRANEQDIRPLRVLVLNLMPLKITTETDFIRLLSNNPLQVEMEFLRLETHVSKNTPEEHLEMFYKSLTEVKENFYDGMIITGAPVEMVAFEEVTYWDEIQTIFDWARTHVTSSLYICWASQAALYHFYGVEKKPLTEKLFGVFKHTALNKRHPLFRGFDDEFFIPHSRHTTIEKDDLRVKEGLEILSESPEAGIAIVSSRGGREFYLTGHSEYAPFTLDEEYKRDLEKGQEIAMPANYYVDDNPENRPLVRWTSHANLLFNNWLNYFVYQETPFDLKDVVYLGEIKQG
- a CDS encoding TlpA family protein disulfide reductase, which produces MTKKVNYSLLLLVSLLFCNPFLVKASKHCVVEEENKSRTEGYNLSFRDSKNNILSLNQLKGKVVVINLWATWCPPCLAEMPSLDQLYKDFKGNDAIVILAVDIDGNLSASRKFMAKRKYSLPVYQLNSALPKELSTTSIPTTIILDKAGKLVIKHVGGMNFGSQKFRKSLLDLSKE
- the acnA gene encoding aconitate hydratase AcnA — its product is MSKEKSIQEIEINGKVYQYSSIKDLPEGNVMHLPFSIRILLENVLRNHDGFSITDEHVNTLIHWTPQPVDKDIPFKPARILMQDFTGVPAVVDMASLRAEFIRHGKDGQKINPAIPVDLVIDHSVQVDYFGTQYSYDKNVELEYERNRERYELLKWAQKGLKNFTVVPPGMGICHQVNLEYLAKGVIERDNWLFPDTLVGTDSHTPMVNGIGVLGWGVGGIEAEAAMLGQPIFFTCPEVIGLKLTGKIPATCTATDMVLSITKILRDKGVVGKFVEVFGDGLDSLSVTDRATISNMSPEFGCTVTYFPIDDRTLEYMHSTNRSAEQIKIVEDYCKSNLLWRTGKEEIQYSSVVEFNLSSLEPTVSGPKRPQDKILVKDLKTTFSHLLDSEHHRQYIPVLQRSESAWLADGGSGTEFTFGKVPVEHDSPHEVIQESIHAVRIKHNHKEYIVSDGSIAIAAITSCTNTSNPTVMIGAGLLARNAIERGLRTKSWVKTSLAPGSKVVTQYLERSGLSADLDALRFHTVGYGCTSCIGNSGPLPPQIAEAVEKGELIVASVLSGNRNFEARVHPQVKMNFLMSPMLVVAYALVGRVDINLLEEPLDYDPNGEPVYLKDIWPSREDIMETVNACVKQSDFQEVYDVIFDGSTDWQELEVNLDQNYQWDNTSTYIKESPFFENLQAVPNPIQDIQNARVLLYLGDSVTTDHISPAGSFKEETAAGQYLSAHQVSKEDFNSYGSRRGNHEVMMRGTFANVRIKNKITDREGGFSRYFPSNEVKTVYETAMEYRKNNTALIVLAGKEYGSGSSRDWAAKGTFLLGVRAVIAESFERIHRSNLVGMGVAPLVFINDENAEKLGLDGTEVYSITGLANDLTPHKLLSVKAVHDNGKTTTFQVKARLDSAIEIEYFKNDGILQYVLRQYLKNN
- a CDS encoding pentapeptide repeat-containing protein, whose translation is MEELIEQTISKQTWTPELKQVQEFYKCTFEQCDFQSAELLDLIFTNCEFKSCNLSNVSLKGTQLDHVVFNDCKMLGIHFNECSSFSFHVNFSNSVLDYASFFERNIKKFQFDHCSLQHVDFERANLQQAVFRKANLLNARFIQSNLEGCDFRSSINIQLDPEANRMKKSKFGREQLPGLLLKYQLAID
- a CDS encoding WG repeat-containing protein, which translates into the protein MKKISLSFAAILAASSMSFAQINKAFKINYAITYSVDPSEEAQAAPVSVYEAYVNNDKIKVVSASGEDEESIFLVKKNEEQSVILYPGLAKYVVKENELSSHAIKLVPNQTKMIAGYPCKLAQVEIPISEDNAENSTLSIWYSDKLPVAYWEGFDLFKKIPGAVLQLTTPLGMNMIAQNITDSQLDEKDFIVPEDYEQVASIYDDEEDAEDSNQIAENLYLFEDAATNLLGVKDGDEKTIVPAQYLYIAPFVGDLSIVQYKDEKYGAINLTGKPILPFRYDYLGYDDHLGQLVFGLNEKYGVMDKSGKILIPANYDMISFINGGYAVFQVKDKYGILNQAGKIIVPATYSFISENNATHFVSIENDKYNLTDIKTNQIVAPDYDLISITEEPNLFLASKGGKYGYLDGQGKVAIPFIYSGATSFSDGVASVSLADSDDVILINTKGERVEIDAAAEATDII